A region from the Haloarcula limicola genome encodes:
- a CDS encoding aldehyde dehydrogenase family protein encodes MRDDQTEPLRHYVDGEWRSGHGTETFETVNPATRETLRTVHRGTEDDVSDAVSAAESAAEEWRALSYIDRAEYLWDVYHELRDRTDELGEVVTRECGKEISEGRADVVEAAHMVEVAAGNARHPHGDVVPSEIASKDAYMRRSPKGVVGCITPWNFPVAIPYWHMAVTLVEGNTVVWKPAEQTPWCGQIVAEMFEDAGIPDGVFNLVQGYGEAGNAIVEDDRVDTVLFTGSAEVGHRVDEKIGGRAGRNACCEMGGKNSVVVADAADMDIALHSTIMSSFKTTGQRCVSSERLVVHSDVYEEFKRKFVDLAEDVTVGDPLSEDTFMGPLADEDQIAKFQRYNDMVRESDDATVLVDRAELDADEIPEGHEDGFWVGPFVYEVDVDTDLDPFREEVFGPHVALVEYDGGIERGVEIQNDTEYGLAGAIVSEDYRQINYYRDHAEIGLAYGNLPCIGAEVQLPFGGVKKSGSGPPHAREVIEAVTERTAWTLNNSKEIEMAQGLSAEIKTDER; translated from the coding sequence ATGCGCGACGACCAGACCGAACCGCTCCGGCACTACGTCGACGGCGAGTGGCGAAGCGGGCACGGGACAGAGACCTTCGAGACGGTGAACCCCGCGACGCGGGAGACGCTGCGGACGGTCCACCGCGGGACGGAAGACGACGTGAGCGACGCCGTCTCGGCCGCCGAATCGGCCGCCGAGGAGTGGCGCGCCCTCTCGTACATCGACCGGGCGGAGTACCTCTGGGACGTGTATCACGAACTCCGCGACCGAACCGACGAACTCGGCGAAGTCGTCACGAGGGAGTGCGGGAAGGAGATCTCCGAGGGTCGCGCGGACGTGGTCGAGGCGGCCCACATGGTGGAAGTCGCCGCCGGCAACGCCCGCCACCCGCACGGCGACGTGGTCCCCTCCGAGATCGCGAGCAAGGACGCCTACATGCGCCGCAGTCCGAAGGGCGTCGTCGGCTGTATCACGCCGTGGAATTTCCCGGTCGCCATCCCCTACTGGCACATGGCGGTCACGCTGGTCGAGGGCAACACCGTCGTCTGGAAACCCGCCGAACAGACGCCGTGGTGCGGCCAGATCGTCGCCGAGATGTTCGAGGACGCGGGGATACCCGACGGCGTGTTCAACCTCGTGCAGGGCTACGGCGAGGCCGGCAACGCCATCGTCGAGGACGACCGGGTCGACACCGTCCTCTTTACCGGGAGCGCCGAGGTCGGTCACAGGGTCGACGAGAAGATCGGGGGCCGCGCGGGCCGCAACGCCTGCTGTGAGATGGGCGGGAAGAACAGCGTCGTCGTCGCCGACGCCGCCGACATGGACATCGCGCTCCACTCGACCATCATGTCCTCATTCAAGACGACGGGCCAGCGCTGCGTCTCCTCGGAACGCCTCGTCGTCCACAGCGACGTCTACGAGGAGTTCAAGCGGAAGTTCGTGGACCTCGCCGAGGACGTGACCGTCGGCGACCCGCTCTCCGAGGACACCTTCATGGGGCCGCTGGCCGACGAGGACCAGATCGCGAAGTTCCAGCGATACAACGACATGGTTCGGGAATCGGACGACGCGACGGTGCTCGTCGACCGGGCGGAACTCGACGCCGACGAGATTCCCGAGGGACACGAGGACGGCTTCTGGGTCGGCCCGTTCGTCTACGAGGTCGACGTCGACACCGACCTCGACCCCTTCCGCGAGGAGGTGTTCGGGCCGCACGTCGCCCTCGTGGAGTACGACGGGGGCATCGAGCGCGGCGTCGAGATACAGAACGACACGGAGTACGGGCTGGCGGGCGCTATCGTCTCCGAGGACTATCGGCAGATAAACTACTACCGCGACCACGCGGAGATCGGCCTCGCCTACGGCAACCTCCCGTGCATCGGCGCGGAGGTCCAGTTACCGTTCGGCGGCGTCAAGAAGTCCGGGAGCGGCCCGCCCCACGCCCGCGAAGTCATCGAGGCCGTCACCGAACGGACGGCGTGGACGCTCAACAACTCGAAGGAGATCGAGATGGCACAGGGGCTCTCGGCGGAGATAAAGACGGACGAAAGGTGA
- a CDS encoding SRPBCC family protein, which yields MTVRVERSMTVSASPERVWDFIADPEQRARPISVVEDWEVESETESTWFLSLPIPFVDRTIRVETEDVERREPEFVRFVGRSKVMKVQGEHELEPTDEGGTRLTNRFIVDGKLPGVERFFKRNLDDEMRNLEQALRDELEVEA from the coding sequence ATGACTGTCCGGGTAGAGCGGTCGATGACAGTGTCGGCATCGCCCGAGCGCGTCTGGGACTTTATCGCCGACCCGGAGCAGCGAGCGCGCCCGATCAGCGTCGTCGAGGACTGGGAGGTGGAGAGCGAGACGGAGTCGACGTGGTTCCTCTCGCTCCCCATTCCGTTCGTCGACCGGACCATTCGGGTCGAGACGGAGGACGTCGAGCGGCGCGAGCCGGAGTTCGTCCGCTTCGTCGGCCGGTCGAAGGTGATGAAGGTCCAGGGCGAACACGAACTCGAACCGACAGACGAGGGCGGCACCCGCCTCACCAACCGGTTCATCGTCGACGGGAAGCTCCCCGGCGTCGAGCGGTTCTTCAAGCGGAATCTGGACGACGAGATGCGGAACCTCGAACAGGCGCTGCGGGATGAACTGGAAGTCGAGGCATGA
- a CDS encoding phosphate signaling complex PhoU family protein, which translates to METRKVQRLGPSTLAMTLPSEWAGEHNVEKGDEVSLRMGGKGTLTVLPESVQTEESEAIIHAENLSADAVERAIVAQYVLGRRIIHVEAPEGETLESAHINAVYNAETQLMGLGVIEETPNRITIRCSVDPEDFTLDNLLERLESTGSTMRNEAIKALAHGNPDLAQRALNRERQANKIFVLLLRLIFTAYQNPNLARAVGLEDGFPLIGYRSIAKNLELTADNAEDIAEIALETTDHSLDVESSTMRRIRDFTDEVNEITGLAVQAAVERDYDTAIRVRETYSEIGDKEHDILGDLPEMDNESLLQVREVLVSLQQTAEYAVRNAEIATNLALDEESEHTTIR; encoded by the coding sequence ATGGAAACGCGGAAAGTGCAGCGGCTGGGTCCGTCGACGCTCGCGATGACGCTACCGTCGGAGTGGGCCGGCGAGCACAACGTCGAGAAAGGAGACGAAGTGTCGCTTCGGATGGGCGGGAAAGGAACGCTGACCGTTCTCCCCGAATCCGTCCAAACGGAGGAGTCGGAGGCGATAATCCACGCCGAGAACCTCTCTGCCGACGCCGTCGAGCGGGCGATCGTCGCCCAGTACGTGCTCGGCCGGCGCATCATCCACGTCGAGGCGCCGGAGGGGGAGACGCTCGAATCCGCCCACATCAACGCCGTCTACAACGCCGAGACCCAGCTCATGGGACTGGGCGTCATCGAGGAGACGCCGAACCGCATCACGATCCGGTGTTCGGTCGACCCCGAGGACTTCACGCTCGACAACCTCCTCGAACGGCTGGAGTCGACCGGCTCGACCATGCGAAACGAGGCGATCAAGGCGCTGGCTCACGGTAACCCCGACCTCGCCCAGCGGGCGCTCAACCGGGAGCGACAGGCGAACAAGATCTTCGTCCTCCTCCTGCGCCTCATCTTCACCGCCTATCAGAACCCCAACCTCGCGCGGGCGGTGGGACTCGAGGACGGCTTCCCGCTCATCGGCTACCGCTCCATCGCGAAGAACCTCGAACTCACCGCCGACAACGCCGAGGACATCGCCGAGATCGCCCTGGAGACCACCGACCACTCGCTGGACGTCGAGAGCTCGACGATGCGTCGCATCCGCGACTTCACCGACGAGGTCAACGAGATAACCGGCCTCGCGGTGCAGGCCGCCGTCGAGCGCGACTACGACACCGCGATCCGGGTGCGCGAGACCTACTCCGAGATCGGCGACAAGGAACACGACATCCTCGGCGACCTCCCGGAGATGGACAACGAGAGCCTGCTGCAGGTCCGCGAGGTGCTCGTCAGCCTCCAGCAGACCGCCGAATACGCGGTCAGGAACGCCGAGATAGCCACGAACCTCGCGCTCGACGAGGAGTCCGAACACACGACCATCCGGTGA
- a CDS encoding LEA type 2 family protein yields MAGFGLLKIAAAVFVVLGLSVGGAFALGVVGTPTVESVENHFSGISNETTGVQTTMRLHNPNPDFLGSLLGSTSVDYIVAMNDVRMASGNKSGLALEQGNTSLDFSTRMRNGQIPPWWHTHIENGERTRVTIDADVSSSLVGGRSISVQQDKEIETDIIGQFNSTETRPIESERALLSNPLLYVNETRGQWDQENLTAAETPMKLDFTVFNPKPYPYTVTKIGYEITMNDVTVGEGETDRGYTIGPGQTETLGTTTAIQNENLDEWWVTHLERNQVTDLYIDFYLVVEAGGERFRIDLRAIDYSKTIETDIFDNKEQYPTGTNASADGGADAGTDDGTDAGTPTPTETATDSDGGLFGDGETATQTPGGETQTDAETSTESASPANPTKTPRPPSTGVTTETDDGLLALGR; encoded by the coding sequence ATGGCAGGATTCGGACTATTGAAGATCGCCGCTGCCGTTTTCGTGGTACTCGGCCTGAGCGTGGGGGGCGCGTTCGCGCTCGGCGTCGTCGGGACGCCGACGGTCGAATCCGTCGAGAACCACTTTAGCGGCATTTCGAACGAGACGACGGGGGTACAGACGACCATGCGATTGCACAACCCGAACCCCGATTTCCTCGGGAGTCTGCTCGGCAGCACGTCCGTCGACTACATCGTGGCGATGAACGACGTGCGGATGGCCTCGGGCAACAAGAGCGGTCTGGCACTGGAACAGGGGAACACGAGCCTCGACTTCTCGACGCGGATGCGAAACGGGCAGATTCCGCCGTGGTGGCACACCCACATCGAGAACGGCGAGCGGACGCGGGTGACCATCGACGCCGACGTCTCCTCGTCGCTCGTCGGCGGTCGCTCCATCTCGGTCCAGCAGGACAAAGAGATAGAGACGGACATCATCGGGCAGTTCAACTCGACGGAGACCCGACCGATAGAGTCCGAACGGGCGCTCCTCTCGAACCCGCTGCTCTACGTCAACGAGACCCGGGGACAGTGGGACCAGGAGAACCTCACGGCGGCGGAGACGCCGATGAAGCTCGACTTCACGGTGTTCAATCCCAAGCCCTACCCCTACACTGTCACGAAGATCGGCTACGAGATCACGATGAACGACGTCACCGTCGGCGAGGGCGAGACCGACCGCGGCTACACCATCGGCCCGGGTCAGACGGAGACGCTCGGGACGACCACGGCCATCCAGAACGAAAACCTGGACGAGTGGTGGGTCACCCACCTCGAACGCAACCAGGTGACCGATCTCTACATCGACTTCTACCTCGTCGTCGAGGCCGGCGGCGAGCGGTTCCGCATCGACCTGCGCGCTATCGACTACTCGAAGACTATCGAGACGGACATCTTCGACAACAAGGAGCAGTATCCGACCGGCACGAACGCGAGCGCCGACGGCGGCGCGGACGCCGGTACCGACGACGGAACTGATGCGGGAACGCCGACGCCGACCGAGACGGCGACGGACTCCGACGGCGGCCTGTTCGGCGACGGCGAAACGGCGACGCAGACGCCGGGTGGGGAGACGCAAACCGACGCTGAGACGTCGACGGAGTCGGCCTCTCCAGCCAATCCGACGAAGACGCCGAGACCGCCCTCGACGGGCGTGACGACCGAGACCGACGACGGGCTGCTCGCGCTCGGTCGCTGA
- a CDS encoding DUF4349 domain-containing protein, whose protein sequence is MSRKIVVLAVAATLLLAGCAGLGGNSAGGDGAQLAGGGGDGGGSGGDAGSAGGGQQNADASTNGEIQANAAAQQRAIIRTGRMVVEVDNFSQRRSAIASQAREYGGYVSDSNQRLHRNGEAKWVSGYVVLRVPSERYRAMQEAVGSEGTVVTEETTTKDVTDQLVDLEARLENLKQRRARLRAFYDRANDTEELLRIEEELSSVQGEIERLEAQKRSLEQRVAYSTLRVELEEPEPGVTQIRTQYHEQSLVAVFLGSVQDVYVFGRATLVTLAAVAPWLGVLAVPVLGLRRLLGGREIPSVGGLRGGDDSETDDSGVDDSETDDSSTETTMTDENEDR, encoded by the coding sequence ATGTCGAGAAAGATAGTGGTCCTCGCGGTCGCGGCGACGCTGCTGCTCGCCGGCTGTGCCGGCCTCGGCGGTAACTCGGCCGGCGGCGACGGTGCGCAACTGGCCGGCGGCGGTGGTGACGGGGGCGGTTCCGGTGGCGACGCCGGGTCCGCTGGCGGCGGCCAGCAGAACGCCGACGCTAGCACGAACGGCGAAATCCAGGCGAACGCCGCAGCCCAGCAGCGCGCGATAATCAGGACCGGGCGGATGGTCGTCGAGGTGGACAACTTCTCGCAGCGGCGCAGCGCCATCGCGTCGCAGGCCCGGGAGTACGGCGGCTACGTCAGCGATTCGAACCAGCGCCTCCACCGCAACGGCGAGGCGAAATGGGTCTCCGGCTACGTCGTCCTCAGAGTCCCGAGCGAGCGCTACCGGGCGATGCAGGAGGCCGTCGGCTCGGAGGGCACCGTCGTGACCGAGGAGACGACGACGAAGGATGTCACCGATCAACTGGTCGACCTCGAAGCGCGGCTGGAGAACCTGAAACAGCGCCGCGCTCGCCTCCGGGCGTTCTACGACCGGGCCAACGACACGGAGGAACTGCTCCGCATCGAGGAGGAACTCTCCAGTGTGCAGGGCGAGATCGAGCGGCTGGAAGCGCAGAAGCGCTCGCTCGAACAGCGGGTGGCGTACTCGACGCTCCGGGTCGAACTCGAAGAACCGGAGCCGGGGGTCACGCAGATACGGACCCAGTACCACGAGCAGTCGCTCGTGGCCGTGTTCTTGGGGTCGGTGCAGGACGTCTACGTCTTCGGCCGGGCGACGCTGGTGACGCTCGCGGCGGTCGCGCCGTGGCTCGGGGTCTTGGCGGTGCCGGTGCTCGGACTCCGCCGTCTGCTCGGCGGTCGGGAGATTCCGTCAGTTGGCGGGCTCCGCGGCGGCGATGACAGCGAGACGGATGATAGCGGCGTGGACGACAGCGAGACGGACGACAGCAGTACCGAGACCACCATGACAGACGAGAACGAGGACCGCTAG
- a CDS encoding carbon-nitrogen family hydrolase: protein MKLALAQLEIEPAKVAENVERAVEAIGRAAERDADLVVLPELFNVGYFAFDSYARNAEALDGETLSAVREAAVEHGVAVLAGSVVEDLATSAADGLAVPAEEGLANTAVFFDRDGERRAVYRKHHLFGYGSAEQDLLEPGENLPTVEFEGFTVGITTCYDLRFPELYRRLVDDGVTLALVPSAWPYPRVEHWELFPRTRAVENLLYVAAANGVGTFDGDELLGRSTVYDPWGTTLASSGDDAALVTAEIEPEQVERVREEFPALADRRTASR from the coding sequence ATGAAGCTCGCGCTCGCCCAACTCGAGATCGAACCGGCGAAAGTGGCCGAGAACGTCGAGCGCGCCGTCGAAGCTATCGGACGCGCTGCCGAACGGGACGCCGACCTCGTCGTCCTGCCCGAGCTATTCAACGTCGGCTACTTCGCGTTCGATAGCTACGCCCGGAACGCCGAGGCGCTCGACGGCGAGACGCTCTCGGCAGTCCGCGAAGCAGCCGTTGAGCACGGCGTCGCCGTCCTCGCGGGGAGCGTCGTCGAAGACTTAGCGACCAGCGCGGCCGACGGCCTCGCCGTCCCGGCCGAGGAGGGCCTGGCGAACACCGCCGTCTTCTTCGACCGCGACGGGGAGCGACGAGCGGTGTACCGGAAACACCACCTCTTCGGCTACGGGTCGGCCGAACAGGATCTGCTGGAACCGGGCGAGAACCTCCCGACCGTCGAGTTCGAGGGGTTCACTGTCGGGATAACGACCTGCTACGACCTTCGGTTCCCGGAGCTGTACCGGCGTCTCGTCGACGACGGCGTGACGCTGGCGCTGGTCCCGAGCGCGTGGCCCTACCCCCGCGTCGAGCACTGGGAGCTCTTCCCCCGGACTCGCGCCGTCGAGAACCTGCTGTACGTCGCGGCGGCCAACGGCGTCGGCACGTTCGACGGGGACGAACTGCTCGGTCGCTCGACGGTGTACGACCCGTGGGGGACGACGCTCGCCAGTTCGGGCGACGACGCGGCGCTGGTGACCGCCGAGATAGAGCCCGAACAGGTCGAGCGGGTCCGCGAGGAGTTCCCGGCGCTGGCCGACCGCCGGACGGCGTCGCGATAG
- a CDS encoding ATP-NAD kinase family protein, with product MRRIGVVVNPIAGMGGRVGLKGTDGKVAEARDRGAEPRAPERAREALTSLAEVGTDVELLTYGDPMGATEAREAGFDPTVVGHPADPGTTTPADTRAAVRAFVEGDADAILFVGGDGTAVDVAETLDELDDETPMLGVPAGVKVYSSVFGVSPRAAGRIAATFTETEPAEVNDIDEDAFRGGEVVTELRAVATVPVADQRQSAKQLGGGTVETLAEGIAEGVRPGVTYVLGPGSTVGAIKERLGFEGTTLGVDVWRDGELLARDAAESDILDALGEENVIVVSPIGGQGFVFGRGNQQLSPEVIRRCEIEVVASRRKLDEIGTLRVDTGDAALDAELAGWLKVRVGRFERRLVEVLA from the coding sequence ATGCGACGGATCGGCGTCGTGGTCAATCCCATCGCCGGCATGGGCGGCCGCGTAGGGCTGAAGGGAACCGACGGGAAGGTCGCCGAGGCGCGCGACCGCGGCGCGGAACCGCGCGCGCCGGAGCGGGCGCGCGAAGCGCTCACCTCGTTGGCCGAGGTGGGGACCGACGTAGAGCTACTGACCTACGGCGACCCGATGGGTGCAACTGAGGCCCGCGAGGCGGGATTCGACCCGACGGTGGTCGGCCACCCCGCGGACCCCGGCACGACGACGCCGGCGGACACGCGAGCGGCGGTGCGGGCGTTCGTCGAGGGCGACGCGGACGCGATCCTCTTCGTCGGCGGCGACGGGACGGCCGTCGACGTGGCCGAGACGCTCGACGAGTTAGACGACGAGACGCCGATGCTCGGCGTCCCGGCGGGCGTGAAGGTCTACTCCTCGGTGTTCGGCGTCTCGCCGCGGGCGGCCGGTCGCATCGCCGCGACGTTCACCGAGACGGAGCCCGCGGAAGTCAACGACATCGATGAGGACGCCTTCAGGGGCGGCGAGGTCGTCACCGAACTCCGCGCCGTGGCGACGGTGCCGGTGGCCGACCAGCGCCAGTCGGCGAAACAGCTCGGCGGCGGCACCGTCGAGACGTTGGCGGAAGGTATCGCGGAGGGCGTCCGCCCCGGCGTCACCTACGTCCTCGGTCCGGGCAGTACCGTCGGCGCGATAAAGGAGCGACTGGGTTTCGAGGGGACGACCCTCGGCGTGGACGTCTGGCGGGACGGCGAACTCCTCGCGAGGGACGCCGCCGAGTCGGACATCCTCGACGCGCTGGGCGAGGAGAACGTGATCGTCGTCTCGCCCATCGGCGGGCAGGGGTTCGTCTTCGGCCGCGGAAATCAACAGCTCTCGCCCGAGGTGATTCGCCGGTGCGAGATCGAGGTCGTCGCCTCCCGCCGGAAGCTCGACGAGATCGGGACGCTGCGAGTCGACACCGGCGACGCGGCCCTCGACGCCGAGCTGGCCGGCTGGCTCAAGGTCCGCGTCGGCCGATTCGAACGGCGTCTCGTCGAGGTGCTGGCGTGA
- a CDS encoding acetolactate synthase large subunit, whose protein sequence is MQASDLLVASLEREGVDHVFGLPGEEMEDLLFSIRDSEVTFVPVRHEQGAAFMADVHGRLTGDAGVCLSTLGPGATNLLTGVADAHLDKSPLVAITAQGSLERLHKESHQALDVIDLFAPITKWNAQLNDPDIIHESVRKAFKVAEHEKPGATHLELPEDVAAEDAEVEPMPTRDRVRVGSPDREALDRVKSLLETADKPIAIAGNGAVRTRASSQLCALVEATDMPTVSTYMGKGAVSDADERSLLTLDSGAHGEAASALAEADLVLTVGYDIAEHDPAGWDHGSPIVHVDSQPAEVYEAYNPQVEVVADIGETLRELTEWCEVNDPEFDTEWYADHRDHIVEDIDREPAAEAPFAVESVVPMLREAMADDDVLISDVGNHKMAIAQNFPTYEPNTCIISNGLASMGIGVPGGLAADLAVGSNVVVGTGDGGFLMNAAEIETATRLGCSYTIVVFRDDDYGLISRKQSDHTGESFGTQLTTPDLVTFAESFGIDGYRADSAEELEAALDEAVGGDMALIEVPVEGTN, encoded by the coding sequence ATGCAGGCCTCGGACCTGCTGGTCGCGTCTCTCGAACGCGAGGGCGTCGACCACGTCTTCGGCCTGCCGGGCGAGGAGATGGAGGACCTCCTGTTCTCGATCCGGGACTCCGAGGTGACGTTCGTCCCGGTGCGCCACGAGCAGGGCGCGGCGTTCATGGCCGACGTCCACGGCCGACTGACCGGCGACGCCGGGGTCTGCCTCTCGACGCTCGGCCCCGGCGCGACGAACCTCCTCACCGGCGTCGCCGACGCCCACCTCGATAAGAGTCCGCTGGTCGCGATCACCGCACAGGGGAGCCTCGAACGCCTCCACAAGGAGAGCCACCAGGCCCTCGACGTCATCGACCTGTTCGCCCCCATCACGAAGTGGAACGCCCAGCTCAACGACCCCGACATCATCCACGAGTCGGTCCGGAAGGCGTTCAAGGTGGCCGAACACGAGAAGCCCGGCGCGACGCACCTCGAACTCCCCGAGGACGTGGCCGCCGAGGACGCCGAGGTCGAGCCGATGCCGACCCGCGACCGGGTCCGGGTCGGTTCGCCGGACCGGGAGGCGCTCGACCGCGTGAAGTCGCTCCTCGAAACGGCGGACAAGCCTATCGCCATCGCCGGCAACGGCGCGGTGCGCACGCGGGCCTCCTCGCAGCTGTGCGCGCTCGTCGAGGCGACGGACATGCCGACCGTCTCGACGTACATGGGCAAGGGCGCGGTATCGGACGCCGACGAGCGCTCGCTGCTGACGCTGGACTCGGGGGCACACGGCGAGGCAGCGAGCGCGCTCGCGGAGGCGGACCTCGTCCTCACCGTCGGCTACGACATCGCCGAACACGACCCCGCTGGGTGGGACCACGGCAGTCCCATCGTCCACGTCGACAGCCAACCCGCCGAAGTGTACGAGGCCTACAACCCGCAGGTGGAGGTCGTCGCCGACATCGGCGAGACGCTTCGAGAACTTACCGAGTGGTGCGAGGTGAACGACCCCGAGTTCGACACGGAGTGGTACGCGGATCACCGCGACCACATCGTCGAGGACATCGACCGCGAACCGGCCGCGGAAGCGCCCTTCGCCGTCGAGAGCGTGGTCCCGATGCTGCGCGAGGCGATGGCCGACGACGACGTGCTCATCTCCGACGTCGGGAACCACAAGATGGCCATCGCCCAGAACTTCCCGACCTACGAACCCAACACCTGCATCATCTCGAACGGCCTGGCGTCGATGGGGATCGGCGTCCCCGGCGGACTGGCCGCGGACCTCGCGGTCGGCTCGAACGTCGTCGTCGGGACGGGCGACGGCGGGTTCCTGATGAACGCCGCCGAGATCGAGACCGCGACCAGACTGGGCTGTTCGTACACCATCGTCGTCTTCCGCGACGACGACTACGGACTCATCTCGCGGAAGCAATCGGACCACACCGGCGAGTCCTTCGGGACGCAACTCACCACGCCCGACCTCGTCACGTTCGCCGAGAGCTTCGGCATCGACGGCTACCGAGCCGATTCGGCCGAGGAACTCGAAGCCGCACTCGACGAGGCCGTCGGCGGCGACATGGCGCTCATCGAAGTGCCGGTCGAAGGGACGAACTGA
- a CDS encoding NAD-dependent succinate-semialdehyde dehydrogenase, translating to MEVTNPATGERVDSYEEDGQDDVEAALETAVETFDSWRDRPLQERTDLLSNAAEVLRENEQRYAETMTEEMGKPITQAKSEVEKCAWVCEHYSEHASEYLDEKGHPSPAGSSVKTVYEPLGPVLAVMPWNFPFWQVFRFAAPYVTAGNVGLLKHASNVPGCSEAIEEVFREAGYPEGAFQSLLVSSDQVEGILEDERVKAATLTGSGPAGRSVAATAGENLKKTVLELGGSDPYVVLDDADVEAAAETGAWARVQNGGQSCIAAKRFIVHTDVYDEFEEKFVEQMESYTVGDPTDEETEIGPQARESLLEDLHEQVEDSVDAGADLLTGGEPLDREGAYYPPTVLANVPEGCPVDSEEVFGPAAPVYEVEDEEEAIRKANDTQFGLGASVWSEDRERGERLAGRIDAGCVYVNQLVKSDPRVPFGGIKESGYGRELSGAGMREFVNRKTVWVE from the coding sequence ATGGAGGTCACTAATCCGGCGACCGGCGAGCGGGTCGACTCGTACGAGGAGGACGGCCAGGACGACGTGGAGGCCGCCCTCGAGACCGCGGTCGAGACGTTCGACTCGTGGCGTGACCGCCCGCTCCAGGAGCGGACGGACCTGCTTTCGAACGCGGCCGAGGTCCTCCGCGAGAACGAGCAGCGCTACGCCGAGACGATGACCGAGGAGATGGGCAAACCCATCACGCAGGCGAAGTCGGAGGTCGAGAAGTGCGCGTGGGTCTGTGAGCACTATTCCGAACACGCCAGCGAGTATCTGGACGAGAAGGGTCATCCGAGCCCGGCCGGGTCGTCGGTCAAGACGGTCTACGAGCCGCTCGGACCGGTGCTGGCGGTCATGCCGTGGAACTTCCCGTTCTGGCAGGTCTTTCGGTTCGCCGCGCCGTACGTCACCGCCGGCAACGTCGGCCTGCTGAAACACGCCTCGAACGTCCCCGGTTGTTCGGAGGCCATCGAGGAGGTGTTCCGCGAAGCGGGCTATCCCGAGGGCGCGTTCCAGTCGCTGCTGGTCTCCTCAGACCAGGTCGAGGGTATCCTCGAAGACGAGCGAGTGAAGGCGGCGACCCTGACCGGGAGCGGCCCCGCGGGCCGGTCCGTAGCCGCGACCGCGGGCGAGAACCTGAAGAAGACGGTGCTGGAACTGGGCGGGAGCGACCCGTACGTCGTCCTCGACGACGCCGACGTGGAGGCGGCCGCCGAGACCGGCGCGTGGGCGCGCGTCCAGAACGGCGGCCAGTCCTGCATCGCGGCGAAGCGCTTCATCGTCCACACCGACGTCTACGACGAGTTCGAGGAGAAGTTCGTCGAGCAGATGGAGTCGTACACGGTCGGCGATCCGACCGACGAGGAGACGGAGATCGGCCCGCAGGCGAGAGAGAGCCTGCTCGAAGACCTGCACGAACAGGTCGAGGACAGCGTCGACGCCGGCGCGGACCTGCTGACCGGCGGCGAACCGCTGGACCGGGAGGGCGCGTACTACCCGCCCACGGTCCTCGCTAACGTCCCCGAGGGCTGCCCCGTCGACAGCGAAGAGGTGTTCGGCCCGGCCGCACCAGTGTACGAAGTCGAAGACGAGGAAGAGGCGATTCGGAAGGCCAACGACACGCAGTTCGGGCTGGGCGCGAGCGTCTGGAGCGAGGACAGAGAACGCGGCGAACGCCTCGCCGGGCGGATCGACGCCGGCTGCGTCTACGTCAACCAGCTCGTGAAATCGGACCCCCGCGTTCCCTTCGGCGGCATCAAGGAATCGGGCTACGGCCGCGAGCTCTCGGGTGCCGGGATGCGCGAGTTCGTGAACCGCAAGACGGTGTGGGTCGAATGA
- a CDS encoding DUF7123 family protein, whose amino-acid sequence MADFSEEDRRILDYLRDSVSRGDSYFRAKNIASHLGLSAKQVGARLPRLAEEADEVDIEKWGRSKSTTWRVTPS is encoded by the coding sequence ATGGCCGATTTCAGCGAGGAAGACCGACGCATTCTGGACTACCTCCGGGACAGCGTCTCGCGCGGAGACAGTTACTTCCGCGCGAAGAACATCGCCTCACACCTCGGTCTCTCGGCCAAACAGGTGGGCGCTCGCTTGCCCCGATTGGCCGAGGAGGCCGACGAGGTCGACATCGAGAAGTGGGGGCGGTCGAAGTCGACGACGTGGCGCGTCACACCGAGCTAA